In one Nocardioides sp. NBC_00368 genomic region, the following are encoded:
- a CDS encoding DMT family transporter, whose product MSWLFLVGSGVLEAVWALALGRTEGFSRLVPSVVFGIALLGSLVGLAMAMRTLPIGTAYAVWVGIGAALTVGYSMVAGEEAISPVRVVLIIALVGCVVGLKLTH is encoded by the coding sequence ATGTCCTGGCTTTTTCTTGTTGGATCCGGCGTCCTCGAGGCCGTGTGGGCGCTCGCCCTGGGCCGCACCGAGGGCTTCTCGCGGCTGGTCCCGTCGGTCGTCTTCGGCATCGCCCTGCTCGGCAGCCTGGTGGGGCTCGCGATGGCCATGCGCACCCTGCCGATCGGCACCGCCTACGCCGTGTGGGTCGGGATCGGCGCCGCGCTCACCGTCGGCTACTCGATGGTGGCGGGGGAGGAGGCGATCAGCCCCGTACGTGTCGTGCTGATCATCGCGCTCGTCGGTTGTGTCGTCGGCCTCAAGCTCACGCACTGA
- a CDS encoding TetR/AcrR family transcriptional regulator gives MSQISPRPGRGRPRLLPGKIAANPRDQILAAAAELFVGRGYAGTTTREIAEGAGLRQASIYYHFGSKEEILAVLLERSVQDRVEQAGKIEAGMGSVTPEVGLYALAVSDMSALVAMPYNIGMLYRLPDVIASPVYDRYGHLRDDLVAGYGRVAQRAAGAKVSASSGEPGLGELLVQMVESVVSLRRDDRVGSTTVATIASACLRLCGVAEDAIEQAREAALTALARA, from the coding sequence GTGTCACAGATCTCGCCGCGCCCGGGTCGCGGCCGTCCACGGCTGCTTCCCGGCAAGATTGCGGCGAACCCCCGAGATCAGATCCTCGCTGCCGCCGCGGAGCTCTTCGTGGGCCGCGGCTATGCCGGCACCACCACCCGCGAGATCGCGGAGGGTGCCGGGCTGAGGCAGGCCTCCATCTACTACCACTTCGGCAGCAAGGAGGAGATCCTCGCGGTGCTGCTCGAGCGCTCGGTCCAGGACCGGGTCGAGCAGGCCGGGAAGATCGAGGCCGGGATGGGGTCGGTCACTCCGGAGGTCGGCCTCTACGCCCTCGCCGTCAGCGACATGAGCGCGCTGGTCGCGATGCCCTACAACATCGGCATGCTCTACCGGCTCCCCGACGTCATAGCCTCACCGGTCTACGACCGCTACGGCCATCTCCGCGACGACCTGGTCGCCGGCTACGGACGGGTCGCGCAGCGGGCCGCGGGCGCGAAGGTCTCGGCGAGCAGCGGCGAGCCCGGGCTCGGCGAGCTGCTCGTGCAGATGGTCGAGAGCGTGGTCAGCCTCCGCCGAGACGACCGGGTCGGCAGCACGACCGTCGCCACGATCGCCTCGGCCTGCCTGAGGCTGTGCGGCGTCGCCGAGGACGCGATCGAGCAGGCGCGCGAGGCGGCGCTCACCGCACTCGCCCGCGCCTGA
- a CDS encoding cation diffusion facilitator family transporter, which produces MGHDHDHISPAADRRYLIAAMSLLGVFLIGEVTVAILANSLALLADAGHMLTDVGAIAAALWAMRLAARPAHGQWTYGWKRAEILSAALNGITLLVFAAVVGVEAIRRLIDPPDAEGWPMFVVAVVGCVVNVLAAALMARANRTSLNVEGAYQHVLSDLYGFIGTLVAAVVILLTGWTRADPVASLVVVALMTYAGVRLLRDSGRILLEGAPAEVVVEDLRQHLLDVDDVVDVHDLHAWTVTSGLPTVSAHLTLRPECFLDGSAPKVLDRVQACLAGHFDVEHSTFQLEPETHLAHEPGMH; this is translated from the coding sequence ATGGGGCACGACCACGACCACATCTCTCCCGCGGCGGACCGGCGCTACCTGATCGCCGCGATGTCGCTGCTGGGTGTGTTCCTGATCGGCGAGGTGACGGTCGCGATCCTCGCCAACTCGCTCGCGCTGCTGGCCGACGCCGGCCACATGCTCACCGACGTCGGCGCGATCGCCGCGGCGCTGTGGGCGATGCGGCTGGCCGCGCGGCCGGCCCACGGCCAGTGGACCTACGGCTGGAAGCGCGCCGAGATCCTCTCCGCGGCGCTCAACGGCATCACGCTGCTCGTCTTCGCCGCGGTGGTCGGGGTGGAGGCGATCCGGCGCCTGATCGACCCGCCCGACGCCGAGGGCTGGCCGATGTTCGTCGTCGCCGTCGTCGGCTGCGTCGTCAACGTCCTCGCCGCCGCCCTGATGGCGCGCGCCAACCGCACCTCGCTCAACGTCGAGGGCGCCTACCAGCACGTCCTCTCCGACCTCTACGGCTTCATCGGCACCCTCGTCGCGGCCGTCGTCATCCTGCTCACCGGCTGGACCCGCGCGGACCCGGTGGCCTCGCTCGTGGTCGTCGCCCTGATGACGTACGCGGGTGTGCGGCTGCTCCGCGACAGCGGCCGCATCCTGCTGGAAGGTGCGCCGGCGGAGGTCGTCGTCGAGGACCTCCGCCAGCACCTGCTCGACGTCGACGACGTGGTCGACGTGCACGACCTGCACGCCTGGACCGTCACCTCGGGCCTGCCCACCGTCTCCGCCCACCTGACCCTGCGCCCGGAGTGCTTCCTCGACGGCAGTGCGCCGAAGGTTCTCGACCGGGTCCAGGCCTGCCTGGCCGGACACTTCGACGTCGAGCACTCCACCTTCCAGCTCGAGCCCGAGACCCACCTGGCCCACGAGCCGGGGATGCACTGA
- a CDS encoding isocitrate lyase/PEP mutase family protein: MSLAENFLSLHLPGRPLLMPNAWDAGSAKVLASLGFQALATTSSGYAATLGRLDGQVTRDEVIGHATALVEAVEVPVSADLEAGFAATTAEVEETFRLAVGAGLAGGSIEDYAGLDKDTIYPLEEAAERVAAAAAAAGDGFVLTARAENHIRGHDDLDDTIARLQAYQEAGADVLFAPGVITVENVRRLVDAVDRPVNVLLLPGGPSVPELAEAGAARISVGGAFAFAALGAVKRAAEELLGAGTTGYSELAAEGAKAFRSAG; this comes from the coding sequence ATGTCGCTCGCCGAGAACTTCCTGTCGCTGCACCTGCCCGGACGCCCGCTGCTGATGCCCAACGCCTGGGATGCGGGCTCGGCAAAGGTCCTGGCCTCGCTCGGTTTCCAGGCGCTGGCCACGACCAGCAGCGGGTACGCCGCGACCCTGGGCCGCCTCGACGGCCAGGTCACCCGGGACGAGGTCATCGGCCACGCGACCGCGCTGGTCGAGGCCGTCGAGGTGCCCGTCTCGGCCGACCTCGAGGCCGGCTTCGCGGCCACCACCGCCGAGGTCGAGGAGACCTTCCGGCTCGCCGTGGGCGCCGGCCTGGCGGGCGGGTCGATCGAGGACTACGCCGGCCTCGACAAGGACACGATCTATCCCCTCGAGGAGGCCGCCGAGCGGGTCGCGGCTGCCGCCGCTGCCGCCGGCGACGGCTTCGTCCTCACCGCTCGTGCGGAGAACCACATCCGCGGTCACGACGATCTCGACGACACCATCGCCCGCCTTCAGGCCTACCAGGAGGCCGGCGCCGATGTGCTCTTCGCGCCGGGCGTGATCACCGTCGAGAACGTACGCCGCCTGGTCGATGCCGTCGACCGGCCGGTCAACGTCCTGCTGCTCCCGGGAGGACCGTCGGTCCCGGAGCTGGCCGAGGCGGGCGCCGCCCGCATCTCGGTCGGCGGCGCGTTCGCCTTCGCCGCGCTGGGTGCCGTCAAGCGCGCCGCGGAGGAGCTGCTCGGCGCCGGCACCACCGGCTACAGCGAGCTGGCGGCCGAGGGCGCCAAGGCGTTTCGCAGCGCTGGTTGA
- a CDS encoding MOSC domain-containing protein, which produces MTDELRVVRAGFAPIKGTRHLAYDQVVLDAQGAVGDRGLALVSVDPEDPARGRVLRTVQNPSLVAVRAEVVGERLEVELPDGESAVAEPAATGESITCDYWGRDVELELVGGPHGELFSRWLDRPVRLARARRGDVVFAGSVSVVTTASLRDLAGRTGQDALDAARFRPNLVVETDEPYAEDTWLGREVRVGGATLRIGVPIPRCAVIDIHPDTGERDLRVLKTLATHRPLNRAGEPAFGVFAEVVTAGVVG; this is translated from the coding sequence GTGACCGATGAGCTGAGGGTTGTGCGGGCGGGCTTCGCACCGATCAAGGGGACCAGGCACCTGGCGTACGACCAGGTCGTCCTCGACGCCCAGGGCGCCGTGGGAGACCGCGGGCTCGCGCTGGTGTCGGTCGACCCCGAGGACCCGGCTCGTGGGCGGGTGCTGCGCACCGTCCAGAACCCGTCGCTGGTCGCCGTGCGGGCCGAGGTCGTGGGCGAGCGGCTCGAGGTCGAGCTGCCCGACGGGGAGAGCGCCGTGGCGGAGCCGGCGGCGACAGGGGAGAGCATCACCTGCGACTACTGGGGCCGCGATGTCGAGCTGGAGCTGGTCGGCGGACCCCACGGGGAGCTGTTCTCGCGGTGGCTCGACCGGCCGGTCCGGCTGGCCCGCGCCCGCCGCGGGGACGTCGTCTTCGCGGGCTCCGTGTCGGTGGTGACCACGGCCTCGCTGCGTGACCTCGCCGGACGGACCGGCCAGGACGCTCTGGACGCGGCGCGGTTCCGGCCCAACCTGGTGGTCGAGACCGACGAGCCCTACGCCGAGGACACCTGGCTCGGCCGGGAGGTCCGGGTCGGCGGGGCGACGCTGCGCATCGGCGTACCCATCCCGCGCTGTGCCGTGATCGACATCCATCCGGACACGGGGGAACGGGACCTGCGTGTGCTCAAGACGCTCGCGACGCACCGCCCGCTCAACCGGGCCGGCGAGCCGGCGTTCGGGGTCTTCGCCGAGGTCGTCACGGCCGGCGTGGTGGGCTGA
- a CDS encoding lipid kinase, protein MQSLLSRDSVKVALVVNAGSRRGQDALASSEEMLRSAGIQDVHSYAVHSGEELEATLDKVAADKPDLLVIGGGDGSVGAAAARIAGSDVVLAVLPLGTANDFARTLELDQDPETAVRQMLEGKIINVDIGRANGHAYLNVASFGLSVAVTEALNPRLKKLIGPAAYPVATLQAYRHHKPFTARLEFPEGDHDTMELDDLLQVAVGNGRHYGGGNTVSPTASVDDDLLDVYAIVRGRMRDHVSIARLLRSGHFIEHEQVHHVTTSAVRITTDEAMPVNLDGEILTETPTDFTLESNALHVAVPIRSRAGRLDGPPPDVQS, encoded by the coding sequence ATGCAATCGCTGTTGTCGCGCGACTCCGTGAAGGTCGCCCTCGTCGTCAACGCCGGCTCGCGCCGGGGACAGGACGCGCTGGCGTCCTCGGAGGAGATGCTGCGGTCCGCGGGGATCCAGGACGTGCACTCCTATGCAGTCCACTCGGGGGAGGAGCTGGAGGCCACGCTCGACAAGGTCGCTGCCGACAAGCCCGACCTGCTGGTCATCGGCGGTGGCGACGGGTCGGTGGGTGCCGCGGCCGCCCGGATCGCCGGCAGCGACGTCGTGCTCGCCGTGCTGCCGCTCGGCACCGCCAACGACTTCGCCCGCACGCTCGAGCTCGACCAGGATCCGGAGACCGCGGTCCGGCAGATGCTCGAGGGGAAGATCATCAACGTCGACATCGGCCGGGCCAACGGCCACGCCTATCTCAACGTCGCCTCCTTCGGTCTCTCCGTCGCGGTGACCGAGGCGCTGAACCCGCGCCTGAAGAAGCTGATCGGGCCGGCGGCCTACCCGGTGGCGACGCTGCAGGCCTACCGCCACCACAAGCCGTTCACGGCGCGGCTGGAGTTCCCCGAGGGCGACCACGACACGATGGAGCTCGACGACCTGCTCCAGGTCGCGGTCGGCAACGGCCGCCACTACGGCGGCGGCAACACCGTCTCGCCCACGGCCTCGGTCGACGACGACCTGCTCGACGTCTACGCCATCGTCCGCGGCCGGATGCGCGACCACGTCTCGATCGCCCGGCTGCTCAGGAGCGGCCACTTCATCGAGCACGAGCAGGTGCACCACGTGACCACCTCGGCGGTGCGGATCACCACCGACGAGGCGATGCCGGTCAACCTCGACGGGGAGATCCTCACCGAGACGCCGACCGACTTCACCCTCGAGAGCAACGCGCTCCACGTCGCGGTGCCGATCCGCAGCCGCGCCGGCCGGCTCGACGGCCCGCCGCCCGACGTCCAGAGCTAG
- a CDS encoding SMP-30/gluconolactonase/LRE family protein, translating into MTREISTIVTDLHYLECPRWHQDRIWFVDFYSYKVYSAREDGSDLKVEAEVPGQPSGLGWLPDGHLLVVSMNDRRILRRESDGSLVTHADLSGHVGHHLNDMVVDEQGRAYVGNFGFDIMAGADVAPTVLLRVDPDGTVTEVADDLWFPNGSVITDDGTLIVDETCGNRISAFDIAEDGSLTNRRTWAKFGDLSSHTAFAEAMGDAVLAPDGCCLDAEGALWTADAVFGRLVRVAEGGEILEQIELDGGVFACMLGGSDGRTLYACAAPDFFEEPRKANTEARLLAIRVDVPRAGRP; encoded by the coding sequence ATGACCCGAGAGATCAGCACCATCGTGACGGACCTGCACTATCTGGAGTGCCCGCGATGGCACCAGGACCGGATCTGGTTCGTGGACTTCTACTCCTACAAGGTCTACTCGGCCCGGGAGGACGGGTCGGACCTGAAGGTGGAGGCCGAGGTGCCCGGGCAGCCCTCCGGGCTGGGCTGGCTCCCCGACGGCCATCTGCTGGTGGTGTCGATGAACGACCGCCGGATCCTGCGCCGCGAGTCCGACGGCTCGCTGGTGACCCATGCCGACCTCAGTGGCCACGTCGGCCACCACCTCAACGACATGGTCGTCGACGAGCAGGGCCGGGCGTACGTCGGCAACTTCGGCTTCGACATCATGGCCGGCGCCGACGTGGCACCGACGGTGCTGCTGCGGGTCGACCCGGACGGGACGGTGACCGAGGTCGCCGACGACCTGTGGTTCCCCAACGGCAGCGTCATCACCGACGACGGCACCCTCATCGTCGACGAGACCTGCGGCAACCGGATCAGCGCGTTCGACATCGCCGAGGACGGGTCGCTGACCAACCGGCGTACGTGGGCGAAGTTCGGCGACCTCAGCAGCCACACCGCGTTCGCCGAGGCGATGGGCGATGCCGTCCTCGCGCCCGACGGCTGCTGCCTGGACGCCGAGGGCGCGCTCTGGACCGCCGACGCGGTCTTCGGCCGGCTGGTCAGAGTCGCCGAGGGCGGCGAGATCCTCGAGCAGATCGAGCTCGACGGCGGCGTCTTCGCATGCATGCTGGGCGGCAGCGACGGGAGGACGCTGTACGCCTGCGCGGCCCCCGACTTCTTCGAGGAGCCGCGCAAGGCGAACACCGAGGCGCGGCTGCTGGCCATCCGGGTCGACGTGCCTCGGGCGGGTCGCCCCTAG
- a CDS encoding LysE family translocator: MISASAALAVATIAFGMVVTPGPNMMYLVSRTLIQGRTAGMVSLAGVVTGFLLYVLATTLGLALLFALVPGLFVAIKIAGVAYLIYLAWGMVRGSNHALTPDADLPRHSAWRLYLTGLTTCLLNPKIALMYGALLPQFVQAGNGPTSLQLIELGLVQIAVATAINAMWVLLAGRVSGVLRRSRRVERGVRWTAGGLLTGFAIHLGFSRASA, from the coding sequence GTGATCTCCGCGTCAGCTGCCCTCGCCGTCGCGACCATCGCCTTCGGGATGGTCGTCACCCCAGGTCCCAACATGATGTATCTGGTCTCCCGGACGCTGATCCAGGGACGTACCGCCGGGATGGTCTCGCTCGCCGGGGTGGTGACCGGGTTCCTGCTGTACGTCTTGGCCACCACGCTCGGTCTGGCGCTGCTGTTCGCGCTGGTCCCGGGGCTTTTCGTCGCGATCAAGATCGCCGGGGTGGCGTACCTGATCTATCTGGCCTGGGGGATGGTGCGCGGCTCCAACCACGCGCTCACCCCGGACGCCGACCTGCCGCGGCACTCCGCCTGGAGGCTCTACCTCACCGGCCTGACCACGTGCCTGCTCAACCCGAAGATCGCGCTGATGTACGGCGCGCTGCTGCCGCAGTTCGTCCAGGCCGGGAACGGGCCGACCAGCCTGCAGCTGATCGAGCTGGGGCTGGTGCAGATCGCGGTCGCGACCGCGATCAACGCGATGTGGGTGCTCCTCGCCGGGCGCGTCTCCGGGGTGCTCCGCCGCAGCCGCCGCGTCGAGCGCGGGGTGCGCTGGACGGCGGGCGGACTGCTGACGGGCTTCGCGATCCATCTCGGCTTCTCGCGCGCCTCGGCCTGA
- a CDS encoding ABC transporter permease, whose product MTTRRPKGQPVWQIVARREIAVRATDKSTLIGTAVMLAVIVGVLGFTAWSESREKTYELAYSSATSQAMVEGIAERAGDIDEKVRIEPVAVDDADAARHALEEEQADAYLRPTEKGWTLVTLDDPDSELRDVVSQAVEAIVLAGNADAAGTTAAELTEGSTVAVDQLEGDSRLSAIRYVVGYALAIVFYFASIMFGMTLANSVVEEKQSRIVEMIAAAVPLRQLLAGKIIGNAVIAVGQMLIYVTVGLVGLSLTDFSFALPALSGAIGWFVVFFLIGFVVLSTLWAVAGALASRTEDLQSSSTPITMLLMVMFFGALYLDGVGEVVGSYVPPLSAVLMPMRLVDGSAAWWEPVIALALLLGFGAALVRLAERLYSRALLQTGGQLSLKAAWRLEE is encoded by the coding sequence ATGACGACGCGCAGGCCCAAGGGACAGCCCGTCTGGCAGATCGTCGCGCGCCGCGAGATCGCGGTCCGCGCCACCGACAAGTCGACCCTGATCGGCACCGCCGTGATGCTCGCGGTGATCGTCGGCGTGCTCGGCTTCACCGCCTGGAGCGAGAGCCGGGAGAAGACCTACGAGCTCGCCTACTCCTCGGCGACCTCGCAGGCGATGGTCGAGGGCATCGCCGAGCGCGCCGGCGACATCGACGAGAAGGTACGCATCGAGCCGGTCGCCGTCGACGACGCCGACGCCGCCCGGCACGCGCTCGAGGAGGAGCAGGCCGACGCGTACCTGCGCCCGACCGAGAAGGGGTGGACGCTGGTCACGCTGGACGACCCGGACTCCGAGCTTCGTGACGTGGTCAGCCAGGCGGTCGAGGCGATCGTGCTGGCCGGCAACGCCGACGCCGCCGGCACCACCGCGGCCGAGCTGACCGAGGGCTCGACGGTCGCGGTGGACCAGCTCGAGGGTGACAGCAGGCTGAGCGCCATCCGCTACGTGGTCGGCTACGCCCTCGCGATCGTCTTCTACTTCGCCTCGATCATGTTCGGGATGACGCTGGCCAACAGCGTCGTGGAGGAGAAGCAGTCGCGGATCGTGGAGATGATCGCCGCCGCGGTGCCGCTGCGGCAGCTGCTCGCCGGCAAGATCATCGGCAACGCCGTCATCGCCGTCGGGCAGATGCTCATCTACGTGACCGTCGGGCTGGTCGGGCTGAGCCTGACCGACTTCAGCTTCGCGCTGCCGGCGCTGTCCGGCGCGATCGGCTGGTTCGTGGTCTTCTTCCTGATCGGCTTCGTGGTGCTCTCCACCCTGTGGGCGGTCGCGGGTGCGCTCGCCTCGCGCACCGAGGACCTGCAGTCCTCCTCCACCCCGATCACGATGCTGCTCATGGTGATGTTCTTCGGCGCCCTCTATCTCGACGGCGTCGGCGAGGTCGTCGGGTCGTACGTCCCACCGCTCTCCGCGGTGCTCATGCCGATGCGCCTGGTCGACGGCAGCGCGGCCTGGTGGGAGCCGGTCATCGCCCTGGCTCTGCTCCTCGGCTTCGGCGCCGCCCTCGTACGCCTCGCCGAGCGCCTCTACAGCCGGGCCCTGCTCCAGACCGGCGGCCAGCTCTCCCTCAAGGCGGCCTGGCGGCTGGAGGAGTGA